In one window of Henckelia pumila isolate YLH828 chromosome 1, ASM3356847v2, whole genome shotgun sequence DNA:
- the LOC140874215 gene encoding uncharacterized protein: protein MESRYTRVEEKVAMFLSILAHHKKNRFIGHDFIRNGHSVSTNFHEVLRGVLKLHPLLVVKPTPVAEDFSSETWKWFKGCLGALDGTYVTVLVSNKDKPRYKTRKGTRAINVLACCDMNMNFTYSLVGWEGSAADARVLRDAIHREDGLKIPRGFYYLCDKGYANVEGFLTPFRRTRYHIDDWATGGPENYKEYYNSKYFRARKVIERAFGLLKRLWKDPLEGVDETINGVVHDVEDDFIDNIESSSTWDLWRENLALSITHYLFFKLMQKTNAVLMEFGASSNTVGDKGKKSDKEKRLMSIFPGTDLRGCPYINSKIHVWKKTHGTLATMLSRSGIGWNETQKMIESSDEAWEGFVKTDPSVRTWRYKSWPYFADWIEIFGFDRENGQRLSSFTAAVQQVLYVPDEVGGSESHSVANTPSFTTSASKKSTSKKRKQPSEVEELFVDAIKEFIVKTTEAIADISKRLSQDYEIAMPISKDVLTVLQTIPGLTRDEKQIAAEILVEKTKKLALLFNLEDDEKLSFVKRITKL, encoded by the exons ATGGAGTCTAGGTATACACGAGTTGAGGAAAAAGTAGCCATGTTTTTGTCTATTCTAGCACACCATAAGAAAAATAGATTTATTGGACACGACTTCATACGCAATGGTCACTCTGTTAGTACTAATTTCCATGAGGTACTGAGAGGTGTTTTGAAACTACATCCACTACTTGTTGTAAAGCCAACTCCTGTTGCTGAGGACTTCTCGAGCGAGACTTGGAAATGGTTCAAG GGTTGTCTTGGCGCATTAGATGGTACATATGTGACTGTTCTAGTGTCAAATAAGGATAAGCCAAGGTACAAAACAAGGAAAGGAACAAGGGCTATCAACGTATTGGCTTGTTGTGACATGAACATGAATTTTACCTACTCGCTAGTAGGTTGGGAAGGTTCAGCTGCAGATGCTAGGGTCCTTCGTGATGCAATTCACCGAGAAGATGGGTTAAAGATTCCTAGAG GTTTTTACTATCTTTGTGATAAGGGATATGCAAATGTGGAAGGATTTTTAACACCATTTAGGAGAACAAGATATCATATTGATGATTGGGCGACAGGAGGTCCCGAAAACTACAAGGAGTATTATAACTCAAAATATTTTCGTGCACGTAAGGTCATTGAACGAGCATTTGGTTTGTTAAAGAGACTATGG AAAGACCCACTAGAGGGagttgatgaaacaattaatgGTGTGGTACATGATGTTGAGGATGACTTTATTGATAATATCGAGTCGTCCTCGACTTGGGATTTGTGGAGAGAAAACCTTGCCTTGTCGAT TACACATTACCTTTTTTTTAAGCTTATGCAGAAAACAAACGCAGTACTTATGGAATTCGGAGCATCAAGCAATACAGTTGGAGACAAGGGTAAGAAATCTGATAAAG AGAAACGGTTAATGAGCATATTCCCAGGTACGGATTTACGTGGCTGCCCATACATCAACTCCAAGATTCATGTGTGGAAGAAAACTCACGGCACACTTGCAACAATGCTAAGTAGAAGTGGAATAGGGTGGAACGAAACACAAAAAATGATAGAGTCATCTGATGAAGCATGGGAAGGCTTTGTAAAG ACTGATCCTAGCGTGCGTACATGGCGTTACAAGTCCTGGCCATATTTCGCAGATTGGATTGAAATATTTGGCTTCGATCGAGAAAATGGACAACGTCTATCAAGTTTTACTGCTGCTGTGCAACAAGTTCTATACGTTCCTGATGAAGTT GGGGGAAGTGAATCTCATTCGGTTGCTAATACACCATCATTCACTACATCGGCTAGTAAGAAATCCACTTCAAAGAAACGAAAGCAGCCTAGTGAAGTGGAAGAATTATTTGTTGATGCTATCAAGGAATTCATTGTAAAGACAACAGAAGCTATTGCTGATATCAGTAAGCGTCTGAGTCAAGACTACGAAATAGCTATGCCTATTTCCAAGGATGTTTTAACTGTGCTACAAACTATTCCTGGCCTAACACGAGATGAGAAACAAATTGCTGCTGAGATTTTGGTTGAGAAAACGAAGAAGTTAGCACTGCTTTTCAACCTTGAAGATGACGAAAAACTGTCGTTTGTCAAGAGGATTACGAAGCTATAA